The proteins below are encoded in one region of Equus przewalskii isolate Varuska chromosome 1, EquPr2, whole genome shotgun sequence:
- the ISL2 gene encoding insulin gene enhancer protein ISL-2 isoform X2 has translation MCVGCGSQIHDQFILRVSPDLEWHAACLKCAECSQYLDETCTCFVRDGKTYCKRDYVRLFGIKCAKCQVGFSSSDLVMRARDSVYHIECFRCSVCSRQLLPGDEFSLREHELLCRADHGLLLERAAAGSPRSPGPLPGARGLHLSDPGAGRQASLRPHVHKQTEKTTRVRTVLNEKQLHTLRTCYAANPRPDALMKEQLVEMTGLSPRVIRVWFQNKRCKDKKKSILMKQLQQQQHNDKTSLQGLTGTPLVAGSPIRHESAVQGSAVEVQTYQPPWKALSEFALQSDLDQPAFQQLVSFSESGSLGNSSGSDVTSLSSQLPDTPNSMVPSPVET, from the exons ATGTGCGTGGGCTGCGGGAGTCAGATCCACGACCAGTTTATCCTGCGAGTGTCGCCCGACCTCGAGTGGCACGCCGCCTGCCTCAAGTGCGCCGAGTGCAGCCAGTACCTGGACGAGACGTGCACGTGCTTCGTGAGAGACGGGAAGACCTACTGCAAGCGGGACTACGTCAG GCTGTTCGGCATCAAGTGCGCCAAGTGCCAGGTGGGCTTCAGCAGCAGCGATCTGGTGATGAGGGCTCGGGACAGCGTGTACCACATCGAGTGCTTCCGCTGCTCTGTGTGCAGCCGCCAGCTGCTGCCGGGCGACGAGTTCTCGCTCCGGGAGCACGAGCTGCTCTGCCGCGCCGACCACGGCCTCCTGCTCGAGCGCGCCGCGGCCGGCAGCCCGCGCAGCCCCGGCCCGCTTCCCGGCGCCCGCGGCCTGCATCTCTCAG ATCCCGGGGCGGGCCGGCAGGCTTCGCTGCGCCCGCACGTGCACAAGCAGACGGAGAAGACGACCCGCGTGCGGACCGTGCTCAACGAGAAGCAGCTGCACACTCTGCGGACGTGCTATGCTGCCAACCCGCGGCCGGACGCACTCATGAAGGAGCAGCTGGTGGAGATGACTGGCCTGAGCCCGCGGGTCATCCGCGTTTGGTTCCAGAACAAGCGTTGCAAGGACAAGAAGAAATCCATCCTCATGAaacagctgcagcagcagcagcacaacGACAAGACG AGTCTCCAGGGACTGACCGGGACGCCCCTGGTGGCGGGCAGCCCCATCCGCCATGAGAGCGCCGTGCAAGGCAGCGCAGTCGAGGTGCAGACGTACCAGCCGCCGTGGAAAGCTCTCAGCGAGTTCGCCCTCCAGAGTGACCTGGACCAACCCGCCTTCCAGCAGCTG GTATCCTTCTCCGAGTCTGGCTCGCTAGGCAACTCCTCTGGCAGCGACGTGACCTCCCTGTCCTCGCAGCTCCCGGACACCCCCAACAGCATGGTGCCGAGTCCCGTGGAGACGTGA
- the ISL2 gene encoding insulin gene enhancer protein ISL-2 isoform X1: MVDIIFHYPFLGAMGDHSKKKPGTAMCVGCGSQIHDQFILRVSPDLEWHAACLKCAECSQYLDETCTCFVRDGKTYCKRDYVRLFGIKCAKCQVGFSSSDLVMRARDSVYHIECFRCSVCSRQLLPGDEFSLREHELLCRADHGLLLERAAAGSPRSPGPLPGARGLHLSDPGAGRQASLRPHVHKQTEKTTRVRTVLNEKQLHTLRTCYAANPRPDALMKEQLVEMTGLSPRVIRVWFQNKRCKDKKKSILMKQLQQQQHNDKTSLQGLTGTPLVAGSPIRHESAVQGSAVEVQTYQPPWKALSEFALQSDLDQPAFQQLVSFSESGSLGNSSGSDVTSLSSQLPDTPNSMVPSPVET; this comes from the exons ATGGtggatattatttttcattatcctTTTCTGGGTGCTATGGGGGATCATTCCAAGA AGAAGCCCGGGACCGCCATGTGCGTGGGCTGCGGGAGTCAGATCCACGACCAGTTTATCCTGCGAGTGTCGCCCGACCTCGAGTGGCACGCCGCCTGCCTCAAGTGCGCCGAGTGCAGCCAGTACCTGGACGAGACGTGCACGTGCTTCGTGAGAGACGGGAAGACCTACTGCAAGCGGGACTACGTCAG GCTGTTCGGCATCAAGTGCGCCAAGTGCCAGGTGGGCTTCAGCAGCAGCGATCTGGTGATGAGGGCTCGGGACAGCGTGTACCACATCGAGTGCTTCCGCTGCTCTGTGTGCAGCCGCCAGCTGCTGCCGGGCGACGAGTTCTCGCTCCGGGAGCACGAGCTGCTCTGCCGCGCCGACCACGGCCTCCTGCTCGAGCGCGCCGCGGCCGGCAGCCCGCGCAGCCCCGGCCCGCTTCCCGGCGCCCGCGGCCTGCATCTCTCAG ATCCCGGGGCGGGCCGGCAGGCTTCGCTGCGCCCGCACGTGCACAAGCAGACGGAGAAGACGACCCGCGTGCGGACCGTGCTCAACGAGAAGCAGCTGCACACTCTGCGGACGTGCTATGCTGCCAACCCGCGGCCGGACGCACTCATGAAGGAGCAGCTGGTGGAGATGACTGGCCTGAGCCCGCGGGTCATCCGCGTTTGGTTCCAGAACAAGCGTTGCAAGGACAAGAAGAAATCCATCCTCATGAaacagctgcagcagcagcagcacaacGACAAGACG AGTCTCCAGGGACTGACCGGGACGCCCCTGGTGGCGGGCAGCCCCATCCGCCATGAGAGCGCCGTGCAAGGCAGCGCAGTCGAGGTGCAGACGTACCAGCCGCCGTGGAAAGCTCTCAGCGAGTTCGCCCTCCAGAGTGACCTGGACCAACCCGCCTTCCAGCAGCTG GTATCCTTCTCCGAGTCTGGCTCGCTAGGCAACTCCTCTGGCAGCGACGTGACCTCCCTGTCCTCGCAGCTCCCGGACACCCCCAACAGCATGGTGCCGAGTCCCGTGGAGACGTGA